The window TGGACGAACGCGGGCGGGAAGGCGATGTCGATGCGGTCGCTGTCCGTCTGCACCGTCAGTCGCCAGAGCGCGTCGGCCCCCTTCGGCAGCATGACGGCCGACGAGCGCACCGTGACGTCGCCCGCTGTCCACCCGAGTGCGACGCCGATCGGCTTCAGGAGGGTGGCGTAGGTCAGGTGCGGGATGCCGCGGGCGAGATCGCGGATCAGCGGGAGGTCGTGAACCACGAGGCCCGAGACGAGTGCGCGCGCGACGCCGGCTGCGACCTCGGCGTTCGAAAGGTCGGGCCGCGGACGCGGCGGTGTCGGCGAGAGGGCGGCGTCGCTCACCGCGTGGTGGTAGCGGTCGTTCGGCGGCAGCGCGAGGGTGACCGTCACGCTGCGCACCTGGCCGGACAGCGCCGTGAGGTGGTGGGTGGTCCGACCCCAGGCGGGATCGAAGAGGTGGTGCGTCCCGACCAGGAGAGCGACGTCGGCCTCGCGACAGCGCTCGACGACCCGCTCGGCGTCGGCGACCGTGGTGGCGAGCGGCTTCTCGCAGAGGATGACGCGGATGCCGGCCTCGACGGCGGCGAGCACCTGAGCGGCGTGAACCTCCGGGGGCGAGCAGATCGCCACGACATCCACGGCAGGATCGGCAAGCAGGTCGTCGAGCCCGGTGGAGCTGCGCGCTCCCGTCCGCGCCGCGATCTCGGCTGCTCGCCCGCTCCCGCCGTCGGCGACGTGGACGAGGCGGAACTCGTCATCCAGTCGGGCGAGGGTCGGCGCGTGCAACGCCCAGCCGCCTGGTCCGGCGCCGATCAGCCCGACTCCCCGCATGGTGACTCCCTCGTACGCCGCGCACTGCTCTTCTGTCCGAACGATACAGAAGATGTCGGGGTCATGGCATTAGTTGTCGCCTGAACCGACGGCATTGCCCACGTGTTGTGTCAGAATCGAGCGTGGCAAGAGACAGCACCCTTCGATTCGCGGCGCAGACCGACGAAGTGACGAGCCTGCTGCGGATCGTGAACCTGGTACGCACCGGCGAGGCGACCACCCGGCCCGAGATCGGGCGCATCACGGGCCTCGGGCGCGGCGTGGTGACGCAGCGCGTGGATCAGGCCATCGACATGGGATTTCTCGCCGACGGCGACTTCGGCCCGTCGTCGGGAGGACGCGCCCCTCGCACCCTGCACTTCCGCGCCGACCAGGGGCGCATCATCGTCTGCGCGCTGGGCGCGGTGCACATCCACGTCGGCGTCGCCGCCCTCGACGGCGACGTCATCGCGGAGGTGCATCGCTCGTGGGACATCTCCCGCGGACCCGCCGACACCCTCGATGTGGTCATGAGCATGATCGACGAGGTGCTCGAACGCACCGGCGACGCACCGGTCTGGGCGGTGTCGGTCGGCGTTCCGGGGCCGGTGGACTTCGAGACCGGACGCCCGGTCGCGCCGCCGATCATGCCGGGATGGAACGGGTTCGACATCCGCCGGCGGTTCGAGCAGCGATTCGGCGCCCCCGTCTGGGTGGACAACGATGTGAACCTCCTCGCCCTCGGCGAGCGGGCCGAGCGGAATCGCCATCATGCCGACCTGATCTACATCAAGATCGGCACCGGAATCGGCGCCGGACTGCTCTCGCGTGGCCGCATCCATCGGGGCGCCAACGGCTCGGCGGGCGACATCGGGCACGTGCGCGTCCCCGATGCCGACGCACCGTGCCGGTGCGGCAAGATCGGGTGCCTGGAGGCGGTCGCGGGCGGGTGGGCGCTCGTTCGCGAGGCGCAGGCGCGCATCGACGCCGGCGAGGCCAGTCGCCTCACCCCGGATGAGCTCACCACCGAGTCGATCGCCCTGGCCGCCGAGGACGGTGATGCCCTGGCGATCGCCCTGCTCCAGGCCTCGGCGAAGGTCGTCGGTGGATCGATCGCGACTCTGGTGAACGTCTTCAACCCCGGCGTCATCGTGATCGGCGGTGCCGTCGCATCCGCCGGCGAGCTCTATCTCGCCGAGGTGAGGCAGCGCGTCTACGAGCTGTCGCTCCCTCTCGCGACGCGCGATCTCGAGATCCTGCAGTCGGTCAACGATCGCAACGCGCCCCTGCGCGGCGGCGCGGAACTCGCCCGCGAGCAGCTGTTCGAGGTCACCTTCGCCCGGTGGTTCGCCGACGGCCGGCCGACGAGCGAGCGGGTCAGCACTCCCGCCTGACACTTTTGCTCTTTAGTGACTAAAGAGTGTATCTTCGGAGTCAAAGCAACCCACGAGGACGTGTCCATGAGCCTGCCCATCCTGCGCGAGGACGCGCTGAGCTCGCTCGGCGACGGCTTCTCGCTGCGGATCTGCCTGCCGTGGATCCGATCGCTCCCGGTGTGGAGTCTGACCGCGATCGAGCTGCACATCGACGACGAGCCCGTCGATGTGACGGCCGTCATGATCGGCGATCGCCGGGTCGCGCCCTCGGTGCTCGCCTTCGAGCGAGGATGGTGGTTCCTCCAGGATCGCCTGCGCCTCGAGGGTCGGCGGGTTCTCGCTCCCGGCGGTCACGAGGTGGATCTCGCCTTCGGTCTCTACGTCCCGTATCTCGAGGCGGGCGGCGACGGCCCGCTCTCCCTTCCCTTCCGTGCGCATCGGACCCTCACCCTCGATGCACCGGTGACTCGAACGGTGGCGCGCGATGTCGCCTGAGCCCGAGGCACCCTCGTCCGGCTTTCCGGTGATCGGCGCGAGCGCCTTCAACTGGACGCCCCAGGTCATCCGGGCCGAGCGGGCCGCGACGGATATCGCGGTCGACATCGTCGCGTCGGGTGTGAGCGCCCTGATCGAAGTCGAGCCCGGACAGCTCTGGCGATCGTTCCCGGCGACGCGAGCGGACGAGGCGGCACTCCTGCGGGAGCGGCTCGCCGCGGCGGGCGGGCGGGTCAGCGTCGTGGGAGCGAGCCTGGACGAGTGGGCATCACCGGCGCGACGTCGCAGCGACGAGGAGCGTCTGAGCTTCCTCCTGCCGCAACTGCGGGTCGCCCATGCGCTGGGGGCGGCGGGACTTCGACTGCCACTCGGGCAGGCGGGCCCCGAGCTGCTCCGCCGGGTGCTGCCGCACCTCCACGAGCTCGATCTCGTGCTGTTCGAAGAGGCCCAGGGCGGGCAGACGCCGGCCGCGACGGG of the Microbacterium invictum genome contains:
- a CDS encoding Gfo/Idh/MocA family oxidoreductase; translation: MRGVGLIGAGPGGWALHAPTLARLDDEFRLVHVADGGSGRAAEIAARTGARSSTGLDDLLADPAVDVVAICSPPEVHAAQVLAAVEAGIRVILCEKPLATTVADAERVVERCREADVALLVGTHHLFDPAWGRTTHHLTALSGQVRSVTVTLALPPNDRYHHAVSDAALSPTPPRPRPDLSNAEVAAGVARALVSGLVVHDLPLIRDLARGIPHLTYATLLKPIGVALGWTAGDVTVRSSAVMLPKGADALWRLTVQTDSDRIDIAFPPAFVHAGSATVTVRSADGTRTQYAPDPDDGYLLQWRTLAALARGDEAVEYDEIHADARYAIELADAAAAAIGASS
- a CDS encoding ROK family protein codes for the protein MARDSTLRFAAQTDEVTSLLRIVNLVRTGEATTRPEIGRITGLGRGVVTQRVDQAIDMGFLADGDFGPSSGGRAPRTLHFRADQGRIIVCALGAVHIHVGVAALDGDVIAEVHRSWDISRGPADTLDVVMSMIDEVLERTGDAPVWAVSVGVPGPVDFETGRPVAPPIMPGWNGFDIRRRFEQRFGAPVWVDNDVNLLALGERAERNRHHADLIYIKIGTGIGAGLLSRGRIHRGANGSAGDIGHVRVPDADAPCRCGKIGCLEAVAGGWALVREAQARIDAGEASRLTPDELTTESIALAAEDGDALAIALLQASAKVVGGSIATLVNVFNPGVIVIGGAVASAGELYLAEVRQRVYELSLPLATRDLEILQSVNDRNAPLRGGAELAREQLFEVTFARWFADGRPTSERVSTPA